In Bacillus sp. KH172YL63, one genomic interval encodes:
- a CDS encoding RecQ family ATP-dependent DNA helicase, translating to MDLHLELKKRFGYTSFREGQEEIIRSVLNHRDTVAMLPTGTGKSLCYQLPGYLMDGHVLIVSPLLSLMQDQVEQMKVMGEKRVIALNSFLPFKEKRAALEQLQHYKFIYISPEMLMNAGVISALQSLDISLYVIDEAHCISQWGPDFRPDYLKLGELREKLLNPTTLALTATATEEVRRDISRVLGIDDAAEMVYSIDRGNIGLFVEKVGGPSEKMNALLELVNTWGGPGIIYFSSKRMAEDVARWIGEQGVTGVAYYHGGMEQEDRILIQQQFLSGKLKLICATSAFGMGVNKEDIRFVIHYHFPSSIEAYLQEIGRAGRDGEKSIAVILYAEQDFSLPLGLIESELPEDAQIERFIKESPNNHAKELIEVLQLSEVQFRFLTHYTSELSQSRDAEPHRLVEGIKRIRNNRLQYKKDKLYFMIQWIQSESCRRRGLLHYFNETLQKENSFCCDRCGASIEDFSTEPFTEAIAHPVEATWEKRLEKLLLG from the coding sequence GTGGATTTACATCTGGAGCTTAAGAAACGGTTTGGTTACACGTCTTTCAGGGAAGGTCAGGAAGAAATCATACGGTCGGTCCTAAACCATCGGGACACGGTGGCCATGCTCCCTACCGGAACCGGGAAATCGCTGTGTTATCAGTTGCCGGGATATTTGATGGACGGTCATGTACTGATCGTTTCACCATTGCTATCTCTTATGCAGGATCAAGTAGAACAGATGAAAGTGATGGGAGAAAAGCGGGTGATTGCACTCAACTCTTTTTTGCCTTTTAAGGAAAAAAGGGCTGCACTCGAGCAGTTGCAGCATTATAAGTTCATTTACATATCACCTGAAATGCTTATGAATGCAGGGGTGATTTCTGCGTTACAATCATTGGACATTTCCTTGTATGTCATAGACGAAGCCCATTGCATTTCCCAGTGGGGACCTGATTTCAGGCCGGACTATTTAAAACTTGGGGAACTCAGGGAGAAGCTTTTGAATCCGACCACCCTGGCATTGACTGCAACAGCAACGGAAGAAGTGAGAAGAGACATCTCCCGTGTATTGGGAATAGACGATGCCGCTGAAATGGTTTATTCGATCGATCGTGGAAATATCGGATTGTTCGTTGAAAAGGTGGGGGGACCAAGTGAAAAAATGAATGCCTTGCTTGAACTCGTCAACACATGGGGAGGTCCTGGGATCATTTACTTTTCGAGCAAGCGAATGGCTGAGGATGTGGCACGTTGGATTGGTGAACAGGGCGTAACCGGTGTGGCATACTATCACGGGGGGATGGAGCAGGAGGACAGGATATTGATACAGCAGCAGTTCTTATCAGGTAAGCTGAAGCTGATTTGCGCCACCTCTGCATTTGGAATGGGTGTGAACAAAGAAGACATCCGTTTTGTCATTCACTATCACTTCCCATCGAGTATAGAAGCGTACTTGCAAGAAATCGGCCGAGCCGGCAGGGATGGGGAGAAAAGCATCGCCGTGATTTTATATGCGGAACAGGACTTTTCTTTGCCTTTAGGGCTGATCGAGAGTGAATTGCCTGAGGATGCTCAAATAGAAAGATTTATAAAAGAAAGTCCAAACAATCATGCGAAGGAATTGATTGAAGTCCTGCAGCTTTCAGAGGTGCAATTTCGATTCCTCACACATTACACATCCGAACTTTCACAGAGCAGGGATGCAGAACCTCATAGATTGGTAGAGGGGATCAAACGAATCCGCAATAACCGTTTACAATACAAGAAGGACAAGTTATACTTCATGATTCAGTGGATTCAATCCGAGTCCTGCAGACGAAGGGGGCTTCTACATTATTTCAATGAGACGTTACAAAAAGAAAACAGTTTTTGCTGTGATCGATGCGGTGCCTCCATCGAAGACTTCTCAACTGAGCCGTTTACAGAGGCAATCGCTCATCCTGTAGAGGCAACGTGGGAAAAAAGGTTGGAAAAATTATTGTTAGGATAA
- a CDS encoding LysM peptidoglycan-binding domain-containing protein: protein MSKDPYRDQAAKLKKKIERTPVEEPSRKREPLPPRSELHREKQKKNKWKLKHPLISMLLIFFILLPLTVFSIYSYFDNRSEPLFDIADEAGGVVEVDYDQNDPEPEESEEAPDSAKQEPPDTHAEKEKSTGTPSAAGGKNEKPAAAPAGQEEKPKEEEKKEPEAEPEYKIAYHTVKPQETLYRIAMNYYHSPEGVDRIKEWNKIQDNEIQTGQVLEIPLDQ from the coding sequence ATGAGTAAAGACCCATATCGAGATCAAGCTGCGAAACTAAAGAAAAAAATTGAACGGACTCCAGTCGAAGAGCCGTCAAGAAAAAGGGAACCGCTTCCTCCAAGAAGTGAATTGCACAGAGAAAAACAGAAAAAGAATAAATGGAAGCTGAAACATCCATTAATCAGCATGCTGCTGATATTTTTTATTCTGCTGCCTTTGACTGTATTTAGCATATATTCTTATTTTGATAATCGAAGCGAACCGCTGTTTGACATAGCCGATGAAGCAGGCGGCGTTGTGGAAGTTGATTATGATCAAAATGATCCTGAACCTGAAGAAAGTGAAGAAGCACCGGATTCAGCAAAACAAGAGCCGCCTGACACCCACGCTGAAAAAGAAAAAAGTACCGGTACTCCTTCCGCAGCAGGCGGAAAGAACGAAAAACCAGCTGCCGCCCCTGCTGGTCAGGAAGAGAAGCCAAAGGAAGAGGAGAAAAAGGAGCCTGAGGCTGAACCGGAATACAAAATCGCCTATCATACTGTAAAGCCTCAGGAAACCCTCTACCGAATTGCTATGAATTACTACCATTCTCCTGAAGGAGTGGACCGAATTAAAGAGTGGAATAAAATCCAGGATAATGAAATCCAAACTGGACAAGTATTGGAAATCCCGTTGGATCAGTAA
- a CDS encoding phosphatase PAP2 family protein: MDRMMTRFRQMDDSLFYRINGSRQLFRSFFGYVTHLGGARATVSAMLCLFIFSQYFTSIQKTVVVAMISLTFSHILMAMIKRMVRRIRPYIKLPDAILHGYEFKDHSFPSGHSTAIFSVTIPFMVHFPASMLILFIMSSLVGYSRVVLGVHYPSDVVAGAFLACVTTLSVMWFML, translated from the coding sequence ATGGACAGAATGATGACCCGGTTTAGACAGATGGACGACTCGTTGTTTTACAGAATCAATGGAAGCAGACAGTTATTCAGATCATTTTTTGGTTATGTCACTCACCTGGGAGGGGCACGGGCAACGGTTTCTGCCATGCTGTGCCTATTCATTTTCAGTCAATATTTCACCTCAATCCAAAAAACAGTGGTGGTCGCCATGATTTCACTGACCTTCAGTCATATCCTTATGGCAATGATCAAAAGGATGGTCAGGAGAATACGCCCTTATATCAAGCTGCCAGACGCGATTTTGCATGGATATGAATTTAAAGATCATTCATTCCCGTCGGGTCATTCGACTGCCATATTTTCAGTCACCATACCCTTTATGGTCCACTTCCCTGCCAGCATGCTCATCCTCTTTATCATGAGCTCACTTGTCGGGTATTCGAGGGTCGTCCTTGGTGTGCATTACCCTTCAGATGTAGTGGCAGGAGCGTTTCTTGCATGTGTGACAACCTTAAGTGTGATGTGGTTCATGCTGTAA
- a CDS encoding CPBP family intramembrane glutamic endopeptidase has translation MKKQGEIIQQLSKKQLTFHLYFTQIVLLTIAFGLGIFLFDSWSEFLGQFRLSPAMLTVGLGSGLVIVLIDLLLMKTLPPDYYDDGGVNARIFTNRSIGEIALLAFFISVSEEILFRGVLQFHFGLILSSLIFAIIHFRYWAHWFLIINIVLLSFWIGFIYKQTGNLAVTIIMHFVIDFLLGLYMRKKGRQGSKEGMSHE, from the coding sequence ATGAAGAAACAAGGAGAAATCATTCAACAACTTTCTAAGAAGCAATTAACGTTTCATTTGTATTTTACGCAAATAGTACTATTAACGATTGCCTTTGGATTGGGTATATTTTTATTTGATAGCTGGTCAGAGTTTCTCGGACAATTCCGTTTATCCCCCGCCATGCTCACCGTAGGTCTCGGGAGTGGATTGGTCATTGTCTTGATCGATTTATTATTGATGAAGACATTACCCCCTGATTATTACGACGATGGAGGGGTGAATGCCCGGATATTCACGAACAGAAGCATTGGGGAAATCGCACTTCTGGCTTTTTTCATCAGTGTGAGTGAAGAGATATTATTCAGGGGTGTTCTGCAATTTCATTTTGGATTGATCCTATCAAGTTTGATTTTTGCCATCATCCATTTCAGGTATTGGGCCCATTGGTTTTTGATCATCAATATTGTCCTGTTAAGCTTTTGGATCGGTTTCATTTACAAGCAAACGGGTAATTTAGCTGTAACCATCATCATGCACTTTGTTATCGATTTCTTACTAGGATTGTATATGCGTAAGAAAGGAAGACAGGGAAGTAAAGAAGGGATGTCTCATGAGTAA